The following are encoded in a window of Camelus ferus isolate YT-003-E chromosome 28, BCGSAC_Cfer_1.0, whole genome shotgun sequence genomic DNA:
- the GPAT2 gene encoding glycerol-3-phosphate acyltransferase 2, mitochondrial isoform X6, whose protein sequence is MLEAQLQTQQRSSQNGQETSLWSSGFRMKLEAVTPFLGKYRPFVGRCCQTCTPKSWESLFHRSIMDLGFCSVILVKEENTRFRGWLVRRFCCFLWSLEQHIPPCQDAPQKIMESTGVQNVISGRAPGGAGEGQVPSLVKKDVQRILGHIQAPPRPFLLRLFSWAMLRFLNCLFLNVQLHKGQMKMVHKAAQAGSPLVLLSTHKSLLDGILLPFVLLSQGLGVLRVAWDPRACSPILRALLKKLGGLFLPSEANLSLDSSEGVLARAVVQAALEQLLLSGQPLLIFLEEPPGTQGSRLSALGQTWLGLVVQAVQVGIVPDAMLVPVAVTYDRVPDAPRDTYHALPPLGLWTGALAVLRSLRGWGCSHRVCIRVHLAQPFSLQEYTINARSCWGSRQTLEQLLQPIVLGQCTLVPDTEKEQEWTPVTGPLLALKEEDQLLVRMLSLHVLNACVASSAVMSTAIMATLLLFKHRKGVLLSQLLGEFSWLTEETLLRGFDVGFSGQLRCLVQHTLSLLRAHVALMRVHQGDLLVVPRPGPGLMHLARLSAGLLPAFLSEAVGACAVRGLLAGRVPPEGPCELQGIELLSQKELYRQILLLLHLLPQDLLLLQIWSGLASGQAPAQRLALLRPHGCLSPQPCQSSYCYCQEVLDRLIQCGLLVAEETPGSRPACDTGRQHLSAKLLWKPSGDFTDSDSDDFEEAEGRYFRLSQQSRCPDFFLFLCRLLSPPLKAFAQAATFLHEGQLPDTESGYVEQLFQFLQATAQEEGFFECADLNLAISAIWTFRDLGVLRQTPSPAGPVLHLSSTFASRDNQEKLEQFIRQFICS, encoded by the exons ATGTTGGAAGCCCAACTCCAGACCCAGCAGAGGAGCAGCCAGAATGGTCAGGAG ACAAGCCTGTGGTCCTCCGGCTTTAGGATGAAGCTGGAGGCTGTCACCCCATTCCTGGGGAAATACCGCCCTTTTGTGGGTCGCTGCTGCCAGACCTGTACCCCTAAGAGCTGG GAGTCCCTCTTCCACAGAAGCATAATGGACCTAGGCTTCTGCAGTGTGATCCTGGTGAAGGAGGAGAACACCAG GTTTCGGGGCTGGCTGGTCCGGAGGTTCTGCTGTTTCTTGTGGTCACTGGAGCAGCACATACCCCCCTGCCAGGATGCCCCACAGAAGATCATGGAAAGCACTGG GGTGCAGAATGTCATCTCAGGGAGGGCCCccggaggggctggggaaggccaGGTGCCCAGCCTTGTGAAGAAAGATGTACAGCGCATCTTGGGCCACATCCAGGCCCCACCCCGCCCTTTCCTGCTCAG GCTCTTCAGCTGGGCAATGCTGCGGTTTCTGAACTGCCTCTTCCTGAACGTGCAGCTGCACAAGGGCCAGATGAAGATGGTCCACAAGGCCGCCCAGGCG GGCTCGCCGCTCGTCCTCCTCTCTACCCACAAGTCactcctggatgggatcctgctGCCCTTTGTGCtgctctcccagggcctgggtgTGCTCCGTGTGGCTTGGGACCCCCGCGCCTGCTCCCCCATCCTCAG GGCTCTGCTGAAGAAGCTTGGGGGACTTTTCCTGCCCTCAGAGGCCAACCTCTCCCTGGACAGCTCTGAGGGTGTTCTTGCAAGGGCTGTGGTCCAGGCG GCTTTGGAGCAGCTGCTGCTCAGCGGGCAGCCCCTGCTCATCTTCCTGGAGGAGCCCCCTGGGACTCAGGGGTCTCGGCTGTCAGCCCTGGGCCAGACCTGGCTGGGACTGGTGGTGCAGGCAGTCCAGGTGGGCATCGTCCCAGATGCTATGCTGGTGCCAGTGGCCGTCACCTATGACCGGGTTCCAGATGCACCCCGTGACACATACCAC GCCTTGCCCCCTCTGGGGCTGTGGACAGGAGCTCTGGCTGTTCTTCGGAGCCTGCGAGGCTGGGGCTGCAGCCACCGGGTCTGCATCCGTGTACATCTGgcccagcccttctccctgcaG GAATACACCATCAACGCCAGAAGCTGCTGGGGCAGCAGGCAGACCCTGGAGCAGCTGCTGCAGCCGATCGTGCTGGGCCAATG TACCCTTGTCCCAGACACTGAGAAAGAGCAGGAGTGGACCCCAGTAACTGGGCCCCTTCTGGCTCTCAAGGAAGAGGACCAGCTCCTGGTCAGGATGCTGAGCCTCCACGTCCTGAATG ccTGTGTGGCGAGCTCGGCGGTGATGAGCACGGCCATCATGGCGACGCTGCTGCTGTTCAAGCACCGGAAG GGCGTGCTCCTGTCACAGCTCCTGGGGGAGTTCTCCTGGCTGACAGAGGAGACGCTGCTGCGTGGCTTTGACGTGGGCTTCTCAGGGCAGCTGCGGTGCCTGGTGCAGCACACGCTAAGCCTGCTGCGGGCGCACGTGGCCCTGATGCGCGTCCATCAGGGGGACTTGCTGGTGGTTCCTCGGCCCGGCCCAGGCCTCATGCACCTGGCCCGCCTGAGCGCTGGgctgctgcctgccttcctgagcGAGGCTGTGGGTG cctgtgcTGTGCGGGGGCTGCTGGCGGGCAGGGTGCCGCCTGAGGGGCCCTGCGAGCTGCAAGGCATCGAGCTGCTGAGCCAGAAGGAGCTGTACCGCCAGATCCTGCTCCTGTTGCACTTGCTGCCGCAggacctgctgctgctgcag ATCTGGTCTGGCCTCGCCTCTGGCCAGGCCCCTGCCCAGCGCCTGGCTCTCCTGAGGCCACATGGATGcctttctccccagccctgccagtcTTCCTACTGCTACTGTCAGGAGGTGCTGGACCGTCTCATCCAGTGTGGGCTCCTAGTTGCTGAAGAG accccaggctccCGGCCAGCCTGTGACACAGGGCGGCAGCATTTGAGTGCAAAACTGCTGTGGAAACCAAGCGGGGACTTCACTGATAGTGACAGTGATGACTTTGAGGAAGCTGAGGGCCGGTACTTCAGG CTCAGTCAACAGTCACGCTGCCCagacttcttcctcttcctctgccgcCTGCTCAGCCCGCCACTCAAGGCTTTTGCTCAGGCTGCCACCTTCCTCCACGAGGGACAGCTGCCGGATACTG AGTCGGGCTACGTGGAGCAGCTGTTCCAGTTCTTACAGGCCACTGCCCAGGAGGAAGGGTTCTTCG AGTGTGCAGACCTAAATCTTGCCATCAGTGCTATCTGGACCTTCAGAGACTTGGGG GTGCTGCGGCAGACACCCAGCCCCGCGGGCCCTGTGCTCCACCTGTCCTCTACCTTTGCCAGCCGGGACAATCAGGAAAAGCTGGAACAGTTCATCCGGCAGTTCATCTGTAGCTAG
- the GPAT2 gene encoding glycerol-3-phosphate acyltransferase 2, mitochondrial isoform X9 has protein sequence MLEAQLQTQQRSSQNGQETSLWSSGFRMKLEAVTPFLGKYRPFVGRCCQTCTPKSWESLFHRSIMDLGFCSVILVKEENTRFRGWLVRRFCCFLWSLEQHIPPCQDAPQKIMESTGVQNVISGRAPGGAGEGQVPSLVKKDVQRILGHIQAPPRPFLLRLFSWAMLRFLNCLFLNVQLHKGQMKMVHKAAQAGSPLVLLSTHKSLLDGILLPFVLLSQGLGVLRVAWDPRACSPILRALLKKLGGLFLPSEANLSLDSSEGVLARAVVQAALEQLLLSGQPLLIFLEEPPGTQGSRLSALGQTWLGLVVQAVQVGIVPDAMLVPVAVTYDRVPDAPRDTYHALPPLGLWTGALAVLRSLRGWGCSHRVCIRVHLAQPFSLQEYTINARSCWGSRQTLEQLLQPIVLGQCTLVPDTEKEQEWTPVTGPLLALKEEDQLLVRMLSLHVLNACVASSAVMSTAIMATLLLFKHRKGVLLSQLLGEFSWLTEETLLRGFDVGFSGQLRCLVQHTLSLLRAHVALMRVHQGDLLVVPRPGPGLMHLARLSAGLLPAFLSEAVGACAVRGLLAGRVPPEGPCELQGIELLSQKELYRQILLLLHLLPQDLLLLQPCQSSYCYCQEVLDRLIQCGLLVAEETPGSRPACDTGRQHLSAKLLWKPSGDFTDSDSDDFEEAEGRYFRVRWEKPPGEGGSGSCSYPGLSSSSSVNSHAAQTSSSSSAACSARHSRLLLRLPPSSTRDSCRILSRATWSSCSSSYRPLPRRKGSSSVQT, from the exons ATGTTGGAAGCCCAACTCCAGACCCAGCAGAGGAGCAGCCAGAATGGTCAGGAG ACAAGCCTGTGGTCCTCCGGCTTTAGGATGAAGCTGGAGGCTGTCACCCCATTCCTGGGGAAATACCGCCCTTTTGTGGGTCGCTGCTGCCAGACCTGTACCCCTAAGAGCTGG GAGTCCCTCTTCCACAGAAGCATAATGGACCTAGGCTTCTGCAGTGTGATCCTGGTGAAGGAGGAGAACACCAG GTTTCGGGGCTGGCTGGTCCGGAGGTTCTGCTGTTTCTTGTGGTCACTGGAGCAGCACATACCCCCCTGCCAGGATGCCCCACAGAAGATCATGGAAAGCACTGG GGTGCAGAATGTCATCTCAGGGAGGGCCCccggaggggctggggaaggccaGGTGCCCAGCCTTGTGAAGAAAGATGTACAGCGCATCTTGGGCCACATCCAGGCCCCACCCCGCCCTTTCCTGCTCAG GCTCTTCAGCTGGGCAATGCTGCGGTTTCTGAACTGCCTCTTCCTGAACGTGCAGCTGCACAAGGGCCAGATGAAGATGGTCCACAAGGCCGCCCAGGCG GGCTCGCCGCTCGTCCTCCTCTCTACCCACAAGTCactcctggatgggatcctgctGCCCTTTGTGCtgctctcccagggcctgggtgTGCTCCGTGTGGCTTGGGACCCCCGCGCCTGCTCCCCCATCCTCAG GGCTCTGCTGAAGAAGCTTGGGGGACTTTTCCTGCCCTCAGAGGCCAACCTCTCCCTGGACAGCTCTGAGGGTGTTCTTGCAAGGGCTGTGGTCCAGGCG GCTTTGGAGCAGCTGCTGCTCAGCGGGCAGCCCCTGCTCATCTTCCTGGAGGAGCCCCCTGGGACTCAGGGGTCTCGGCTGTCAGCCCTGGGCCAGACCTGGCTGGGACTGGTGGTGCAGGCAGTCCAGGTGGGCATCGTCCCAGATGCTATGCTGGTGCCAGTGGCCGTCACCTATGACCGGGTTCCAGATGCACCCCGTGACACATACCAC GCCTTGCCCCCTCTGGGGCTGTGGACAGGAGCTCTGGCTGTTCTTCGGAGCCTGCGAGGCTGGGGCTGCAGCCACCGGGTCTGCATCCGTGTACATCTGgcccagcccttctccctgcaG GAATACACCATCAACGCCAGAAGCTGCTGGGGCAGCAGGCAGACCCTGGAGCAGCTGCTGCAGCCGATCGTGCTGGGCCAATG TACCCTTGTCCCAGACACTGAGAAAGAGCAGGAGTGGACCCCAGTAACTGGGCCCCTTCTGGCTCTCAAGGAAGAGGACCAGCTCCTGGTCAGGATGCTGAGCCTCCACGTCCTGAATG ccTGTGTGGCGAGCTCGGCGGTGATGAGCACGGCCATCATGGCGACGCTGCTGCTGTTCAAGCACCGGAAG GGCGTGCTCCTGTCACAGCTCCTGGGGGAGTTCTCCTGGCTGACAGAGGAGACGCTGCTGCGTGGCTTTGACGTGGGCTTCTCAGGGCAGCTGCGGTGCCTGGTGCAGCACACGCTAAGCCTGCTGCGGGCGCACGTGGCCCTGATGCGCGTCCATCAGGGGGACTTGCTGGTGGTTCCTCGGCCCGGCCCAGGCCTCATGCACCTGGCCCGCCTGAGCGCTGGgctgctgcctgccttcctgagcGAGGCTGTGGGTG cctgtgcTGTGCGGGGGCTGCTGGCGGGCAGGGTGCCGCCTGAGGGGCCCTGCGAGCTGCAAGGCATCGAGCTGCTGAGCCAGAAGGAGCTGTACCGCCAGATCCTGCTCCTGTTGCACTTGCTGCCGCAggacctgctgctgctgcag ccctgccagtcTTCCTACTGCTACTGTCAGGAGGTGCTGGACCGTCTCATCCAGTGTGGGCTCCTAGTTGCTGAAGAG accccaggctccCGGCCAGCCTGTGACACAGGGCGGCAGCATTTGAGTGCAAAACTGCTGTGGAAACCAAGCGGGGACTTCACTGATAGTGACAGTGATGACTTTGAGGAAGCTGAGGGCCGGTACTTCAGGGTACGTTGGGAGAAGCcaccaggggagggaggcagtgggagctGCTCTTACCCTGGCCTGTCTTCCTCCAGCTCAGTCAACAGTCACGCTGCCCagacttcttcctcttcctctgccgcCTGCTCAGCCCGCCACTCAAGGCTTTTGCTCAGGCTGCCACCTTCCTCCACGAGGGACAGCTGCCGGATACTG AGTCGGGCTACGTGGAGCAGCTGTTCCAGTTCTTACAGGCCACTGCCCAGGAGGAAGGGTTCTTCG AGTGTGCAGACCTAA
- the GPAT2 gene encoding glycerol-3-phosphate acyltransferase 2, mitochondrial isoform X7, translating into MLEAQLQTQQRSSQNGQETSLWSSGFRMKLEAVTPFLGKYRPFVGRCCQTCTPKSWESLFHRSIMDLGFCSVILVKEENTRFRGWLVRRFCCFLWSLEQHIPPCQDAPQKIMESTGVQNVISGRAPGGAGEGQVPSLVKKDVQRILGHIQAPPRPFLLRLFSWAMLRFLNCLFLNVQLHKGQMKMVHKAAQAGSPLVLLSTHKSLLDGILLPFVLLSQGLGVLRVAWDPRACSPILRALLKKLGGLFLPSEANLSLDSSEGVLARAVVQAALEQLLLSGQPLLIFLEEPPGTQGSRLSALGQTWLGLVVQAVQVGIVPDAMLVPVAVTYDRVPDAPRDTYHALPPLGLWTGALAVLRSLRGWGCSHRVCIRVHLAQPFSLQEYTINARSCWGSRQTLEQLLQPIVLGQCTLVPDTEKEQEWTPVTGPLLALKEEDQLLVRMLSLHVLNACVASSAVMSTAIMATLLLFKHRKLLGEFSWLTEETLLRGFDVGFSGQLRCLVQHTLSLLRAHVALMRVHQGDLLVVPRPGPGLMHLARLSAGLLPAFLSEAVGACAVRGLLAGRVPPEGPCELQGIELLSQKELYRQILLLLHLLPQDLLLLQPCQSSYCYCQEVLDRLIQCGLLVAEETPGSRPACDTGRQHLSAKLLWKPSGDFTDSDSDDFEEAEGRYFRLSQQSRCPDFFLFLCRLLSPPLKAFAQAATFLHEGQLPDTESGYVEQLFQFLQATAQEEGFFECADLNLAISAIWTFRDLGVLRQTPSPAGPVLHLSSTFASRDNQEKLEQFIRQFICS; encoded by the exons ATGTTGGAAGCCCAACTCCAGACCCAGCAGAGGAGCAGCCAGAATGGTCAGGAG ACAAGCCTGTGGTCCTCCGGCTTTAGGATGAAGCTGGAGGCTGTCACCCCATTCCTGGGGAAATACCGCCCTTTTGTGGGTCGCTGCTGCCAGACCTGTACCCCTAAGAGCTGG GAGTCCCTCTTCCACAGAAGCATAATGGACCTAGGCTTCTGCAGTGTGATCCTGGTGAAGGAGGAGAACACCAG GTTTCGGGGCTGGCTGGTCCGGAGGTTCTGCTGTTTCTTGTGGTCACTGGAGCAGCACATACCCCCCTGCCAGGATGCCCCACAGAAGATCATGGAAAGCACTGG GGTGCAGAATGTCATCTCAGGGAGGGCCCccggaggggctggggaaggccaGGTGCCCAGCCTTGTGAAGAAAGATGTACAGCGCATCTTGGGCCACATCCAGGCCCCACCCCGCCCTTTCCTGCTCAG GCTCTTCAGCTGGGCAATGCTGCGGTTTCTGAACTGCCTCTTCCTGAACGTGCAGCTGCACAAGGGCCAGATGAAGATGGTCCACAAGGCCGCCCAGGCG GGCTCGCCGCTCGTCCTCCTCTCTACCCACAAGTCactcctggatgggatcctgctGCCCTTTGTGCtgctctcccagggcctgggtgTGCTCCGTGTGGCTTGGGACCCCCGCGCCTGCTCCCCCATCCTCAG GGCTCTGCTGAAGAAGCTTGGGGGACTTTTCCTGCCCTCAGAGGCCAACCTCTCCCTGGACAGCTCTGAGGGTGTTCTTGCAAGGGCTGTGGTCCAGGCG GCTTTGGAGCAGCTGCTGCTCAGCGGGCAGCCCCTGCTCATCTTCCTGGAGGAGCCCCCTGGGACTCAGGGGTCTCGGCTGTCAGCCCTGGGCCAGACCTGGCTGGGACTGGTGGTGCAGGCAGTCCAGGTGGGCATCGTCCCAGATGCTATGCTGGTGCCAGTGGCCGTCACCTATGACCGGGTTCCAGATGCACCCCGTGACACATACCAC GCCTTGCCCCCTCTGGGGCTGTGGACAGGAGCTCTGGCTGTTCTTCGGAGCCTGCGAGGCTGGGGCTGCAGCCACCGGGTCTGCATCCGTGTACATCTGgcccagcccttctccctgcaG GAATACACCATCAACGCCAGAAGCTGCTGGGGCAGCAGGCAGACCCTGGAGCAGCTGCTGCAGCCGATCGTGCTGGGCCAATG TACCCTTGTCCCAGACACTGAGAAAGAGCAGGAGTGGACCCCAGTAACTGGGCCCCTTCTGGCTCTCAAGGAAGAGGACCAGCTCCTGGTCAGGATGCTGAGCCTCCACGTCCTGAATG ccTGTGTGGCGAGCTCGGCGGTGATGAGCACGGCCATCATGGCGACGCTGCTGCTGTTCAAGCACCGGAAG CTCCTGGGGGAGTTCTCCTGGCTGACAGAGGAGACGCTGCTGCGTGGCTTTGACGTGGGCTTCTCAGGGCAGCTGCGGTGCCTGGTGCAGCACACGCTAAGCCTGCTGCGGGCGCACGTGGCCCTGATGCGCGTCCATCAGGGGGACTTGCTGGTGGTTCCTCGGCCCGGCCCAGGCCTCATGCACCTGGCCCGCCTGAGCGCTGGgctgctgcctgccttcctgagcGAGGCTGTGGGTG cctgtgcTGTGCGGGGGCTGCTGGCGGGCAGGGTGCCGCCTGAGGGGCCCTGCGAGCTGCAAGGCATCGAGCTGCTGAGCCAGAAGGAGCTGTACCGCCAGATCCTGCTCCTGTTGCACTTGCTGCCGCAggacctgctgctgctgcag ccctgccagtcTTCCTACTGCTACTGTCAGGAGGTGCTGGACCGTCTCATCCAGTGTGGGCTCCTAGTTGCTGAAGAG accccaggctccCGGCCAGCCTGTGACACAGGGCGGCAGCATTTGAGTGCAAAACTGCTGTGGAAACCAAGCGGGGACTTCACTGATAGTGACAGTGATGACTTTGAGGAAGCTGAGGGCCGGTACTTCAGG CTCAGTCAACAGTCACGCTGCCCagacttcttcctcttcctctgccgcCTGCTCAGCCCGCCACTCAAGGCTTTTGCTCAGGCTGCCACCTTCCTCCACGAGGGACAGCTGCCGGATACTG AGTCGGGCTACGTGGAGCAGCTGTTCCAGTTCTTACAGGCCACTGCCCAGGAGGAAGGGTTCTTCG AGTGTGCAGACCTAAATCTTGCCATCAGTGCTATCTGGACCTTCAGAGACTTGGGG GTGCTGCGGCAGACACCCAGCCCCGCGGGCCCTGTGCTCCACCTGTCCTCTACCTTTGCCAGCCGGGACAATCAGGAAAAGCTGGAACAGTTCATCCGGCAGTTCATCTGTAGCTAG